One segment of Gasterosteus aculeatus chromosome 3, fGasAcu3.hap1.1, whole genome shotgun sequence DNA contains the following:
- the LOC120814895 gene encoding verrucotoxin subunit beta-like, translating into MDSEATMEVAALGRPFSLGMLYDCRKDLLVPGMTLWDREALKTHIGERPKNYNGFEIVASESIADKSAALNVNASLKASFFSGLVEVGGSAKYLNDTKTSRNQARVTLNYKATTKVQELSMNHLASDNVKYPYVFDKGLATHVVTAILYGAQAFFIFDRDVSEDENHQDIQGDLKVMIDKFPSIKIEGEGSLKMEEKDKKKVDKFSCKFHGDFSLEENPVSFSEAVKVYQSLPRLLGAHGENAVPMTVWLLPLAGLDSNAARLVRQISIRLVQESQSVLEDFSELEMRCNDALNNTTAQKFPQIGKKIKTFKEMCSESRQDLQQTLAKKLPSIRGGGEEEAVLTDILKKRHSSPFNSKKLNEWIECKEREIHTLKSFTNIMKNTKIVTSQNDLYKEIFRSEHVMCFVFTSLGSPDSYLSTLSSYLRQPEENPQDTHTQDIEKEQWFLSNKIADTLRLKAKLFSDFAVANKENKNIKFLTLGLANEAQKGSSIYLYKDGFSVSENFEPPSRPETLTVSDINHNSVTLKVSPPRFGAENITSYSVEYCVSGEDGWKQKAASRDEEVPVSGLSPNTEYVFRCRAVTSAGVGPANEVSGSIRTLPCSPPGKPQVEPNSTEASVSWEKPAELGQDVLILTYMVEYAETKDGVKEEDLRWNQMMSTAEKAVISGLQAETEYVVRVRCDCGAADRSKESVTVKVCTTKFRPLPEHLKRTSLKIHSGSPSVYKLTLKKEDVNIDGCTKITFGQESMRQNRTIILFGATGSGKSTLINGMINYLVGVEWKDSFRFQLVEDDRSRSQAESQTSEVTVYKIHHQEGFKIDHSLTIIDTPSFAETEDAERGEEMIRHLCELFAADHGVSDIDALCFIAPVASEQLPKSQQGVLDSLLSIFGEDKAENIWNLVTSTDVPCPKTKSALPIHFKFNYSALFADNKSPATDVNVDDEDEEGEFYQMCWNMGRKCMKRFFVALNTLQTKRFSWP; encoded by the exons ATGGACTCTGAAGCCACGATGGAGGTCGCCGCACTCGGCCGACCTTTCAGTCTCGGGATGTTGTACGACTGCCGCAAAGACTTACTCGTCCCCG GAATGACATTGTGGGACCGCGAAGCCCTGAAAACTCATATTGGTGAAAGACCAAAGAACTATAATGGATTTGAGATAGTCGCATCCGAATCTATTGCAGATAAATCTGCAGCACTAAATGTAAACGCATCGCTAAAGGCCAGTTTCTTCAGTGGACTGGTGGAGGTTGGAGGATCCGCCAAATACCTGAACGACACCAAGACCTCCAGAAACCAGGCCAGAGTAACTCTGAACTACAAAGCTACCACAAAGGTCCAGGAACTGTCCATGAACCATCTAGCAAGTGACAATGTAAAGTATCCGTACGTCTTTGACAAAGGATTAGCAACCCATGTAGTCACAGCTATTCTTTACGGGGCACAAGCCTTCTTCATCTTTGACCGTGACGTGTCTGAAGATGAGAATCATCAAGACATTCAGGGTGACCTAAAGGTCATGATCGATAAGTTCCCCAGCATTAAGATAGAAGGTGAAGGTTCCCTGAAGATGgaggaaaaggacaaaaagaaagttGACAAATTCTCCTGCAAATTCCACGGAGACTTTTCCCTTGAAGAGAACCCTGTGTCCTTCAGTGAGGCAGTAAAAGTCTACCAGAGTCTGCCAAGACTGCTGGGAGCCCACGGAGAGAACGCCGTACCAATGACGGTCTGGCTGCTGCCGCTGGCAGGTTTAGATTCTAATGCTGCTAGACTTGTTCGTCAGATAAGTATACGATTAGTTCAGGAATCCCAAAGCGTCCTCGAGGACTTCAGTGAGCTGGAAATGAGGTGCAATGATGCGTTGAACAACACCACTGCACAGAAGTTCCCACAGATTGGAAAAAAGATCAAAACCTTTAAAGAGATGTGCTCTGAGTCCAGACAGGATCTCCAACAAACTTTGGCAAAGAAACTTCCATCaatccgaggaggaggagaagaggaagctgtgCTCACTGACATCCTGAAGAAAAGACATTCTTCTCCTTTCAACAGCAAAAAGCTCAACGAGTGGATTGAAtgtaaagagagagaaatccACACGTTGAAGTCTTTCACCAACatcatgaaaaacacaaagatcgTTACATCTCAAAATGATCTGTACAAAGAAATTTTCCGTTCAGAACATGTGATGTGCTTTGTCTTCACCTCACTAGGAAGTCCTGACTCGTACCTCTCAACGTTATCAAGCTACTTAAGACAACCAGAAGAGAACCCTCAAGATACACACACTCAAGATATAGAGAAGGAACAATGGTTCCTCTCCAACAAAATAGCAGATACATTGAGGCTCAAAGCGAAGCTCTTCAGTGATTTTGCAGTGGCCAACAAGGAGAACAAGAACATTAAGTTCTTGACCTTGGGATTAGCAAATGAGGCACAGAAAGGTTCAAGCATCTACCTTTATAAAGACGGCTTTTCTGTCAGTGAGAACTTTGAGCCTCCTTCAAGGCCTGAAACGTTAACAGTAAGCGACATAAACCACAACAGTGTGACGCTGAAGGTGTCTCCACCCAGATTTGGAGCAGAGAACATCACCTCCTACTCTGTTGAGTACTGTGTCAGTGGAGAAGATGGATGGAAACAGAAGGCAGCATCCAGAGATGAAGAAGTCCCAGTGAGCGGTCTGAGTCCTAACACCGAGTATGTGTTCAGATGCAGAGCGGTGACCTCAGCAGGTGTTGGACCAGCCAATGAAGTCAGTGGTTCCATTAGGACTTTACCCTGCAGCCCTCCTGGGAAACCTCAGGTTGAACCCAATTCAACAGAGGCATCAGTCAGCTGGGAGAAACCTGCTGAGCTCGGACAAGATGTCCTCATTCTGACCTACATGGTGGAGTACGCAGAGACCAAAGAcggggtgaaagaggaagatCTCCGATGGAACCAAATGATGTCAACGGCTGAAAAGGCCGTCATTTCAGGGCTTCAGGCAGAGACGGAATATGTCGTCAGGGTCCGATGTGATTGCGGTGCAGCCGACAGAAGCAAAGAAAGCGTCACTGTTAAAGTCTGCACAACAAAATTTAGACCTCTCCCAGAACACCTCAAAAGAACGAGCCTAAAGATTCATTCTGGATCTCCGTCAGTTTACAAACTGACACTGAAGAAAGAAGATGTGAACATAGACGGATGCACTAAAATCACTTTTGGTCAAGAAAGCATGAGGCAAAATCGCACTATTATTCTCTTCGGAGCGACGGGCTCAGGAAAGTCTACTCTGATCAATGGGATGATCAACTACCTGGTTGGTGTGGAGTGGAAGGACTCCTTCAGATTTCAGTTGGTTGAAGATGATCGGTCCAGATCTCAAGCTGAAAGCCAGACCTCTGAAGTCACCGTCTACAAAATCCACCACCAGGAGGGATTTAAAATTGATCACTCTCTGACCATCATTGACACTCCAAGCTTCGCAGAAACAGAAGACGCAGAGAGAGGCGAGGAGATGATTCGTCATCTATGTGAACTCTTCGCTGCCGACCATGGTGTGAGTGATATTGACGCCCTGTGCTTCATAGCTCCGGTTGCTTCAGAACAACTCCCCAAATCACAGCAGGGTGTGCTCGATTCTCTGCTCTCAATCTTTGGCGAGGATAaggcagagaacatctggaaccTGGTGACGTCTACGGATGTCCCCTGTCCTAAGACAAAAAGTGCGCTGCCAATTCACTTCAAGTTCAACTACTCAGCGTTGTTTGCCGACAACAAATCACCTGCAACCGATGTGAATGTGGACGATGAAGACGAAGAGGGAGAATTCTATCAGATGTGTTGGAACATGGGGAGAAAATGCATGAAGAGGTTTTTTGTTGCTTTGAATACCTTACAAACCAAAAGGTTTTCATGGCCGTAG